In Rhodobacter xanthinilyticus, a single window of DNA contains:
- a CDS encoding efflux RND transporter periplasmic adaptor subunit — translation MFKRLLIAIILLVVVGGGIVGFNLFRSKMIAQFFATMKPAPVVVSVSEAKPGPWTPGLEAIGTATAAQGADLSVEAAGIVREILFKAGDTVEKGQLLVQIDDRQERADLAAAQAALELAETTLKRARELRERGVSATSALDSAEAEAVSARSTVAKLQAALETKQLTAPFAGTVGIPKIEVGQYVTPGTEFATLQDRTKMRVDFSLTEQDASLATPGLPVTVTSEVGDVTLTGTVSGLDPKIDPNSRLVTIRAEVPDAEGKLTPGQFLRLRVSLPEEQDIIALPQTVVSSTLYGDSVFVVRSEKAEDGTETLIAKQVFVKLGRRAADLIEVREGLVAGDKVVNAGQNRLSSGAAVTLEGAPAPAPAAN, via the coding sequence ATGTTCAAGCGTCTTCTCATCGCCATCATCCTGCTCGTCGTTGTGGGCGGCGGGATCGTCGGTTTCAACCTGTTCCGCTCGAAGATGATCGCGCAGTTCTTCGCCACGATGAAACCCGCCCCGGTGGTGGTGTCGGTGAGCGAGGCCAAGCCGGGCCCCTGGACGCCGGGGCTCGAGGCGATCGGCACCGCGACCGCCGCGCAGGGCGCCGATCTCTCCGTCGAGGCCGCCGGGATCGTCCGCGAGATCCTGTTCAAGGCGGGCGACACGGTCGAGAAGGGCCAGCTTCTGGTGCAAATCGACGACCGCCAGGAGCGCGCCGACCTCGCCGCTGCGCAGGCCGCGCTCGAGCTCGCCGAGACCACCCTCAAGCGCGCGCGCGAGCTGCGCGAACGCGGCGTTTCGGCCACCAGCGCGCTCGACAGCGCCGAGGCCGAGGCGGTCTCGGCCCGCTCGACGGTCGCCAAGCTGCAAGCCGCGCTCGAGACCAAGCAGCTCACCGCGCCCTTCGCCGGCACGGTCGGGATCCCGAAGATCGAGGTCGGCCAATATGTGACCCCCGGCACCGAATTCGCCACCCTGCAGGACCGCACCAAGATGCGCGTCGATTTCTCGCTGACCGAACAGGATGCGAGCCTCGCGACGCCCGGCCTGCCGGTGACGGTGACCTCGGAGGTGGGCGATGTGACGCTCACCGGCACGGTTTCCGGCCTCGACCCGAAGATCGACCCGAATTCGCGCCTCGTCACGATCCGCGCCGAGGTGCCCGATGCTGAGGGCAAGCTCACCCCCGGCCAGTTCCTGCGCCTGCGCGTCTCGCTGCCCGAGGAGCAGGATATCATCGCGCTGCCGCAGACCGTGGTCAGCTCGACCCTCTATGGCGATTCGGTCTTCGTGGTGCGCAGCGAAAAGGCCGAGGACGGCACCGAAACGCTGATCGCCAAGCAGGTCTTCGTCAAACTCGGCCGCCGCGCCGCCGATCTCATCGAGGTGCGCGAGGGGCTCGTGGCGGGCGACAAGGTCGTCAACGCCGGCCAGAACCGGCTCAGCTCGGGCGCCGCGGTGACCCTCGAGGGCGCCCCCGCCCCGGCTCCGGCCGCGAACTGA